The DNA sequence CTGATGAacttttgatttgattttatacAAGTAATCTGTTTCTTAATCATATATGTATGGATATGGGGAAAAGAAGTCATGACAGTTGAGAAAGCAACTGAAACTGTAGAAAGTTTAGTATAACCGTCATCATTTAATGAAAACCAACCAACACAGTTGCATCATGTCTgttcagaagaagaaaagacaAGACATCCATTCTGTGTAGGCTATTATTCATAACATATTAAATTCGACAAAAACAGACACTACAAGGGACCAATGACCATCACCACCATATTTTTGTTAGCTACAACTTGTTATGAAGTGAAGAAACAGTGGCCTTTGTCCACATTCTGATTTTTGTTCCGTAGTAATTTGCAAGATATTCAATGGAATTGAAGAGTAAAGTTACTACTTCGAAAGCACTTCTTAAAAGTTAAACGTGTATATCCTTTTATATGTATAATGGTCCGTTACAGTGAATTATGTGTAGAACGTTCTGTTACAGTGTATAATTACCTGACATGGTGACACGAGAATGTGAAATGAGATAGTAATTGTATGCTATGATTAAGATTTAGAGTTTCATTATGTGAATAGTTGCTGTTTGCAGTACTTGGGTCATCACCCAAGACTGTTGTGTAAGAATGAGATCTACAACTTTCTGTTGTGGATAGGTGGTTTTCGATGGGGTTGAGCATAATCCATCGCTACCACATCATCTACGATTTCGCTCTCTTTGGTGTCCGCAGTTTCTCTGGCTTCACTTGGAGAAGATTCTGTTGTGGACCTTGCTTGCCTTCTCCATCCCtaagaaaaaacaaataaatgtgTAAAAGTTAGGTTATGCCCtatcatatatgtgtgtgtatatattactTGTATATGtcattgaaattgaaatttttctgcattattttgatgatttatATCACTATATTTACACGTTAGAAGCAAGAAATATACAATTATGTTTTTTGCAAACATTAAGAGAGTTGGCAATAGATTCTGTGGGTATTAACATACTAAAGCTTAAATTTATACCTCTGGCTGTGTTGCCTCTTTCGGATGTGATATATCTATCTCTCCTCCTGCaggtaaaaaaaacaataaatattagAACTCAAGTTTGGTAACAGTTTTTGAAGGCAAGTTTTGAAATCACTTTGGCCATTGTTCTCGAGGATTCTCTTGAATATTCACTTTACATGAACAATACAAAACTCAAACCAATCAAACTTTTATATGCAAAACCTAAAAGCATTGTCACATCTAAGTTGTAGTATGTGTGGCTTGAGGTCGTGGTTTTCAGGAAATTAAAGTTCTTACACCTTAAGAATGTCTGAAAAAGTTTAGCAAAATTTGTTTTGCCTAGATAACGCCTTCGTAGAACAAAATTGATTAAATACCTTTCTTATTATCATTTTTGGGGATTGTTTGCTCTGAATCTTTTGCCATCACTGTATTTGTGAGTTCATTAGCACCAGGGCTGTTTGCTTCTCGTGCTTGTACTACTTCAGGCTCCGAGTCTGTCTCTTTGTAAAGACTAGGGAGGCTTTTGCTATGTAGATTCTGCTGCAG is a window from the Daucus carota subsp. sativus chromosome 8, DH1 v3.0, whole genome shotgun sequence genome containing:
- the LOC108199018 gene encoding uncharacterized protein LOC108199018 isoform X2; this translates as MSKLIYILPLVLLLSLHACKARHLSLNDNRNSRRSHTVVKNLHSKSLPSLYKETDSEPEVVQAREANSPGANELTNTVMAKDSEQTIPKNDNKKGGEIDISHPKEATQPEGWRRQARSTTESSPSEARETADTKESEIVDDVVAMDYAQPHRKPPIHNRKL
- the LOC108199018 gene encoding uncharacterized protein LOC108199018 isoform X1, whose amino-acid sequence is MSKLIYILPLVLLLSLHACKARHLSLNDNRNSRRSHTVVKQNLHSKSLPSLYKETDSEPEVVQAREANSPGANELTNTVMAKDSEQTIPKNDNKKGGEIDISHPKEATQPEGWRRQARSTTESSPSEARETADTKESEIVDDVVAMDYAQPHRKPPIHNRKL